A genome region from Aurantiacibacter sp. MUD61 includes the following:
- a CDS encoding response regulator transcription factor, whose amino-acid sequence MTHPDQDNAETPPVGEAALGGDAQGEASQRVIALVDDDRNILTTLSIALQAEGYATRVYSDGEAALAALQSNPPDLAVFDIKMPRMDGMELLQKLRATSDLPVIFLTSKDQEADEEAGLAMGADDYIAKPFSQRLLLARIRTILRRAAPLEPASEGSTTTATPENGMMVRGRLVMDPARHQVTWQGDPVSLTVTEFLILEALAQRPGVIKSRNQLMDAAYPDDIFVDDRTVDSHIKRLRRKFRKADPEFGAIETLYGAGYSFSDG is encoded by the coding sequence ATGACGCATCCAGATCAGGACAATGCAGAAACCCCACCCGTTGGCGAGGCTGCGCTAGGTGGCGACGCGCAAGGTGAAGCGAGCCAGCGGGTCATCGCTCTGGTGGATGATGATCGCAATATCCTGACCACGCTTTCCATCGCCCTGCAGGCAGAAGGTTATGCCACACGGGTATATTCGGATGGCGAAGCGGCGCTCGCGGCCTTGCAGAGCAATCCGCCTGATCTGGCCGTATTCGACATCAAGATGCCGCGCATGGACGGGATGGAATTGCTGCAGAAACTGCGCGCGACATCGGACCTGCCGGTGATCTTCCTCACCAGCAAGGATCAGGAAGCCGACGAAGAAGCTGGCCTCGCCATGGGCGCGGATGATTATATCGCCAAGCCGTTCAGCCAGCGACTGCTCCTCGCCCGCATTCGCACCATCCTGCGCCGTGCCGCTCCGCTGGAGCCTGCGAGCGAGGGCTCTACTACCACCGCGACACCAGAGAACGGCATGATGGTGCGCGGCCGATTGGTCATGGACCCGGCGCGCCACCAGGTGACGTGGCAGGGCGATCCCGTCAGCCTGACGGTGACTGAATTCCTGATCCTGGAAGCGCTCGCCCAGCGTCCTGGCGTCATCAAAAGCCGCAACCAGCTGATGGATGCCGCCTATCCTGACGATATCTTCGTCGATGATCGCACGGTCGATTCTCACATCAAGCGGCTGCGCCGGAAATTCCGCAAGGCAGACCCGGAGTTCGGCGCGATCGAAACGCTGTATGGCGCGGGATACAGCTTTTCCGATGGCTGA
- a CDS encoding phosphoenolpyruvate carboxykinase, with protein sequence MSVSLSVPLSQQGIATSATIHANLGTPALVEHAIANGEGRLAKQGPLVVETGKHTGRSAKDKFIVRDGETEDTVWWDNNASMSPEHFAKLKEDFMAALGEKDTLYVADLFGGSQPEHRVKVRVINEFAWHNMFIRTMLCRPTAEELDGFTPEYTVIDLPSFKANPDRHGTRSETVVAVNLSEKLILIGGTQYAGEMKKSVFGILNYLLPVKGVMPMHCSANTGPDGKTAVFFGLSGTGKTTLSADASRTLIGDDEHGWSDQAVFNFEGGCYAKMIRLCEEAEPEIFATTRMFGTVLENVVMDPDTRELDFDDNSLAENSRGAYPIDFIPNTSEENLGPVPSNVIMLTADAFGVLPPIARLTPDQAMYHFLSGYTAKVAGTEIGVTEPEATFSTCFGAPFMPRHPSVYGNLLKERIAKGGVQCWLLNTGWTGGKYGVGNRMPIKATRALLNAALDGKMDDVEYRKDANFGFEVPVSVPALEEAGIDQGILDPRSTWTDKDEYDRTAEKLVQLFVDNFEPFAAHVDESVRQAAPQHA encoded by the coding sequence TTGTCCGTTTCGCTTTCCGTGCCGCTGTCCCAACAGGGCATAGCCACTTCCGCCACGATCCACGCCAATCTCGGCACGCCCGCTCTGGTCGAGCATGCGATTGCCAATGGCGAAGGCCGCCTCGCCAAGCAGGGGCCGCTGGTGGTGGAAACCGGCAAGCACACCGGCCGCAGTGCGAAGGACAAGTTCATCGTCCGCGATGGCGAGACCGAGGACACCGTATGGTGGGATAACAATGCCAGCATGAGCCCCGAGCATTTCGCCAAACTAAAGGAAGACTTCATGGCGGCGCTGGGTGAAAAGGACACGCTTTACGTCGCCGATCTGTTCGGCGGCAGCCAGCCGGAGCATCGCGTCAAAGTGCGCGTGATCAACGAATTCGCCTGGCACAACATGTTCATTCGCACGATGCTGTGCCGTCCCACGGCAGAAGAACTGGACGGTTTTACGCCCGAATACACGGTGATCGACCTGCCGAGCTTCAAAGCCAATCCGGACCGCCACGGCACTCGCAGCGAGACTGTGGTTGCGGTGAACCTGTCAGAAAAGCTGATCCTAATTGGCGGCACGCAATATGCGGGCGAAATGAAGAAGAGCGTTTTCGGCATTCTCAACTATTTGCTGCCGGTGAAGGGCGTGATGCCGATGCACTGTTCGGCAAATACCGGCCCAGACGGCAAGACGGCGGTGTTCTTCGGCCTGTCCGGTACGGGTAAAACGACGCTGAGTGCCGATGCCAGCCGCACGCTGATCGGCGATGACGAGCATGGCTGGAGCGATCAGGCGGTCTTCAACTTCGAGGGCGGCTGCTATGCCAAGATGATCCGCCTGTGCGAAGAGGCCGAGCCGGAAATCTTCGCCACCACACGCATGTTCGGCACAGTGCTGGAAAATGTGGTTATGGACCCGGATACGCGCGAGCTCGATTTTGATGACAACTCGCTCGCCGAAAACAGCCGCGGTGCATACCCAATCGATTTCATTCCCAACACTTCGGAAGAAAATCTGGGACCGGTCCCAAGCAATGTCATCATGCTGACTGCCGATGCTTTCGGTGTGCTGCCTCCGATCGCGCGGCTGACGCCCGACCAGGCCATGTATCACTTCCTGTCGGGCTACACCGCGAAAGTGGCGGGCACCGAAATCGGCGTAACCGAGCCTGAGGCAACCTTCAGCACGTGCTTCGGCGCGCCTTTCATGCCGCGTCATCCCAGCGTCTACGGCAATCTGCTGAAAGAGCGCATCGCCAAGGGCGGTGTGCAGTGCTGGCTGCTCAACACCGGCTGGACCGGCGGCAAATACGGCGTAGGCAATCGCATGCCCATCAAGGCGACGCGCGCGCTTTTGAATGCTGCGCTCGACGGCAAGATGGACGATGTCGAATACCGCAAGGATGCGAATTTCGGCTTCGAAGTGCCGGTGAGCGTGCCTGCTCTCGAGGAAGCGGGCATCGATCAGGGCATTCTCGATCCGCGCAGCACCTGGACCGACAAGGACGAATATGATCGCACCGCCGAAAAGCTGGTGCAGCTCTTCGTCGACAATTTCGAGCCCTTCGCAGCCCATGTCGATGAGAGCGTCCGTCAGGCCGCTCCGCAACACGCATAG
- a CDS encoding DUF937 domain-containing protein: protein MSLAQILQQTGVIDSMARELNIDEQTARAGAGALLPAIVAGMGRSSTSGGGSDPLGGLGGLAGAVLGGSGGGGGLLDMVLGQQPTPTQPGNDILGNIFGSKDVSRSVAGEVAAVTGLDEGLLKRMLPILAMAVVGYMTRQASEGAPASQSGGLGGILGSIVGGLARR, encoded by the coding sequence ATGAGCCTTGCACAGATCCTGCAGCAGACCGGCGTCATCGATAGCATGGCGCGTGAACTCAATATCGATGAACAAACCGCGCGTGCTGGCGCCGGCGCGCTATTGCCCGCAATCGTCGCCGGGATGGGGCGCAGCTCGACTTCGGGCGGCGGCTCCGATCCGCTCGGAGGATTGGGCGGTCTGGCAGGAGCTGTGCTGGGCGGTTCTGGTGGAGGGGGCGGCCTACTCGACATGGTGCTGGGCCAGCAGCCTACGCCAACGCAGCCGGGTAACGACATTCTCGGCAACATCTTCGGTTCGAAAGATGTGAGCCGGTCGGTGGCAGGCGAAGTCGCGGCGGTCACCGGGCTCGATGAAGGTCTGCTGAAACGCATGCTTCCCATCCTCGCGATGGCGGTCGTCGGATATATGACCCGGCAGGCGAGCGAAGGCGCTCCCGCTTCCCAGAGTGGCGGGCTTGGCGGCATCCTCGGTTCGATCGTCGGCGGTCTCGCCCGGCGATAG
- a CDS encoding glutaminyl-peptide cyclotransferase, which yields MTNWFKHVSAPAALVAAFAMGACAPLAAQTEPVAATPAAVAEQAVPADPIELGIEVVAEYPHDAAAFTQGLLWHDGYLYESTGRLGTSQVRKVDLETGNVLAASDIPADQFGEGLTAWNDQLVSLTWTHGIVHRWNIADLSLIESTDGFPYEFWGLTTLGDQLVFSDGSSTLRFVNAETFAVERELDVEFFGEPLEDINELEVMGGLIWANVWFTRYIAGIDPETGQVVQWANLREITDRITMSEQGAVLNGIAYDEDNDRLFVTGKLWPSLFEIRLVPLSQIGEVIAESEDGEIALP from the coding sequence ATGACAAACTGGTTCAAGCATGTGTCCGCTCCCGCAGCGCTGGTGGCAGCTTTCGCCATGGGGGCCTGTGCGCCGCTGGCTGCGCAGACCGAACCCGTTGCTGCCACTCCCGCCGCGGTCGCAGAACAGGCCGTGCCTGCGGATCCGATCGAGTTGGGCATTGAGGTGGTCGCCGAATATCCGCACGATGCCGCCGCATTTACGCAGGGCCTGCTGTGGCACGACGGGTATTTGTATGAGAGCACCGGGCGGCTCGGCACGTCGCAAGTCCGCAAGGTCGATCTCGAGACCGGCAACGTCCTTGCGGCGAGCGACATTCCGGCCGACCAATTTGGCGAAGGGCTGACCGCTTGGAACGATCAGCTTGTCAGCCTGACCTGGACGCATGGCATCGTCCACCGCTGGAACATCGCCGATCTGTCACTGATAGAAAGCACGGATGGCTTCCCTTACGAATTCTGGGGCCTGACGACGCTGGGTGATCAGCTCGTCTTTTCCGATGGCTCTTCTACCCTGCGCTTCGTCAATGCCGAGACCTTCGCGGTCGAACGCGAATTGGACGTGGAGTTTTTCGGCGAGCCCCTGGAAGATATCAACGAGCTGGAAGTGATGGGCGGGCTGATCTGGGCGAATGTCTGGTTCACGCGCTACATCGCCGGCATCGACCCGGAGACCGGACAAGTCGTGCAATGGGCAAATCTGCGCGAAATCACCGATCGCATCACCATGTCAGAGCAGGGCGCTGTCCTGAACGGCATCGCCTACGATGAGGACAACGATCGCCTGTTCGTGACCGGCAAATTATGGCCGAGCCTGTTCGAAATCAGGCTGGTTCCGCTATCGCAAATCGGCGAAGTTATTGCCGAAAGTGAGGACGGCGAAATCGCGCTCCCGTAA
- a CDS encoding DUF885 domain-containing protein, whose product MKNPIDASLSRRQFIGALGASTALTVLPGCATGTIAGTTPAAGEAAGQALLDDFAWNLLRHEPLRASSLGVDTGEHAALRSQLGDASQAGQNAKAATLAADLERARAFPKGGLDPATRTSFEVVESAYETALEGLALPYGDIPVGSWRTAPYPVIQNVGAYIDLPRALDSDHPIRDEADAEAYIARLEEYPGVLQGELERMQAGREMGVVPPDFLLDRALDQMQRQLTDAMQGGSLVESLVRRTAEEGIAGSWQDRANAIVTTDVAAALERQLAELRLQRGMAGSAPGMDAQPEGDEWYRWSLKSSTTTNMSPAEIHQLGMDTLADIHSEMDPILRDLGYTEGNPGQRMIQLSQDDRFKFAEGDAGRAEIISFLEDRIEWIRGEMPRAFARVVDPAVQVKRIPPNEELGAPTAYGGAPAVDGSRPGTFWINLRDTDLHRTYDLVTLTHHEAIPGHVWEGEYSNQLPLIRAILAFNAFSEGWALYAEQLGDEMGAYSDNPAWRLGYHQAAAYRAIRLVVDTGLHAQGWGRQQAIDYFHTNSGVGVAETTNEIDRYCSWPGQATGYMVGKLEILRQREMARAALGGAYDLRDFNMAVVEGGNAPLDVLAANVERYVRSAGS is encoded by the coding sequence ATGAAAAATCCCATCGACGCTTCGCTTTCCCGCCGCCAGTTCATAGGGGCGCTGGGCGCTTCCACTGCCCTCACCGTGCTTCCCGGATGTGCCACTGGCACGATTGCCGGGACCACTCCCGCAGCTGGAGAGGCCGCCGGGCAGGCACTGCTCGACGATTTTGCATGGAACCTGCTGCGCCACGAGCCTTTGCGGGCCAGCAGCCTTGGCGTCGATACTGGTGAGCACGCTGCGCTGCGTAGCCAGTTGGGTGATGCCTCGCAAGCTGGGCAAAATGCGAAGGCGGCGACGCTTGCCGCCGATCTGGAACGTGCCCGTGCCTTCCCGAAAGGCGGGCTCGATCCGGCGACACGCACCAGCTTCGAAGTCGTCGAGAGCGCCTATGAAACCGCGCTGGAGGGCCTCGCACTTCCCTATGGCGATATTCCCGTAGGCAGCTGGCGCACCGCGCCCTATCCGGTGATCCAGAATGTCGGTGCCTATATCGACCTTCCCCGTGCGCTCGATAGCGACCATCCGATCCGCGACGAGGCCGATGCGGAAGCCTATATCGCGCGGCTCGAAGAATATCCGGGCGTGCTTCAAGGTGAGCTCGAGCGGATGCAGGCGGGCCGCGAAATGGGCGTTGTGCCGCCCGACTTCCTGCTCGACCGCGCGCTCGATCAAATGCAGCGCCAGCTGACAGACGCGATGCAGGGGGGCTCTCTGGTCGAATCCCTCGTCCGCCGGACGGCTGAGGAAGGGATCGCCGGAAGCTGGCAGGACCGCGCCAATGCCATCGTTACGACCGATGTCGCCGCAGCGCTGGAACGCCAGCTCGCCGAATTGCGCCTCCAGCGCGGCATGGCGGGCAGCGCGCCGGGCATGGATGCGCAGCCGGAGGGCGACGAGTGGTATCGCTGGAGCCTCAAATCCAGCACCACCACCAATATGTCGCCTGCAGAAATCCATCAGCTGGGCATGGATACCCTGGCAGACATCCATTCCGAAATGGACCCGATCCTCCGCGATCTTGGCTATACCGAGGGCAACCCCGGTCAGCGTATGATCCAACTATCGCAGGATGACCGCTTCAAATTTGCAGAGGGCGATGCCGGCCGCGCGGAAATCATCAGCTTCCTTGAAGACCGCATCGAATGGATCCGCGGTGAAATGCCGCGCGCCTTTGCCCGCGTTGTCGACCCCGCGGTACAGGTGAAGCGCATTCCGCCCAATGAGGAACTGGGTGCTCCCACAGCCTATGGCGGCGCACCTGCCGTCGACGGCTCGCGCCCCGGCACCTTCTGGATCAATCTGCGCGATACCGATCTGCACCGCACATATGATCTGGTCACTCTCACCCATCATGAAGCCATTCCCGGCCATGTGTGGGAAGGCGAATATTCGAACCAGCTACCGCTGATCCGTGCGATCCTCGCCTTCAACGCATTCAGCGAAGGCTGGGCGCTTTATGCCGAGCAATTGGGCGACGAGATGGGCGCTTACAGCGACAATCCGGCTTGGCGGCTGGGCTATCATCAGGCAGCGGCTTACCGCGCGATCCGGCTGGTCGTGGACACGGGCCTGCATGCGCAGGGTTGGGGTCGCCAGCAGGCGATCGACTATTTCCATACCAATAGCGGCGTGGGCGTGGCCGAAACGACCAATGAGATCGACCGCTATTGCAGCTGGCCGGGTCAGGCGACCGGTTACATGGTCGGCAAGCTAGAAATCCTGCGCCAACGCGAAATGGCGCGCGCGGCTCTTGGCGGAGCCTATGACTTGCGCGATTTCAACATGGCAGTGGTCGAAGGCGGCAACGCACCGCTCGATGTGCTTGCTGCCAATGTGGAGCGCTATGTGCGGAGCGCAGGCAGCTAA
- a CDS encoding energy transducer TonB — protein sequence MSYANATVSPAERAKAAASVIGIHALIGFGLVAGLAVTTAIVDKDDGVEGVLIPIDPPPPPPTPEPVPTDAVVPSTPPAAPMPPIEIPSNNPVQVTEPDFTLPPITTRVPVDPPVRAPVVAESPPPPPPAFTPAAPVPRNNMSSWITANDYSGRDLRRGNEGTARYRLVIGSDGRVDACEITSSTGHSSLDRSTCSLIERRARFNPATNNRGEEVVGTYTGVVTWQIPE from the coding sequence ATGTCTTATGCAAACGCAACCGTTTCCCCGGCAGAGCGCGCAAAAGCCGCCGCCTCGGTAATTGGTATCCACGCCCTGATCGGGTTCGGTCTTGTCGCCGGTCTCGCTGTCACGACGGCGATCGTCGATAAGGATGACGGCGTGGAAGGGGTGCTCATCCCGATCGATCCGCCACCACCCCCGCCGACGCCTGAGCCGGTACCGACAGATGCGGTGGTGCCCAGCACTCCGCCGGCAGCCCCCATGCCGCCGATCGAGATCCCCTCCAACAACCCGGTTCAGGTGACGGAGCCGGACTTCACATTGCCGCCGATCACCACGCGCGTTCCGGTCGATCCGCCGGTCAGAGCCCCGGTTGTGGCGGAGTCCCCGCCGCCACCGCCGCCTGCATTCACGCCCGCAGCTCCGGTGCCGCGCAACAATATGAGCAGCTGGATCACCGCGAATGATTATTCGGGGCGCGATCTGCGGCGTGGGAATGAGGGGACGGCGCGCTACCGTCTCGTCATCGGCAGCGATGGCCGCGTCGATGCCTGCGAAATCACTTCGAGCACTGGTCACAGCTCGCTCGACCGTTCGACCTGCAGCCTGATCGAGCGCCGCGCGCGCTTCAATCCGGCGACCAATAATCGCGGCGAGGAAGTGGTGGGCACCTACACAGGCGTCGTGACCTGGCAGATCCCGGAATAG
- a CDS encoding alpha/beta hydrolase gives MPHVIFPGPEGRLEGRFSPGPRPRAPVAMILHPHSQGGGTMNDRIVQRLYKTFVNRGFATLRFNFRGVGRSQGSFDNGIGELSDAASALDWVQQIHPEAQVTWVAGVSFGALIGMQLLMRRPEIRGFISIAPPANMYDFSFLAPCPASGIFVQGTADTVVQPQAVQKLVDKLRTQKHITIHHDEIPRANHFFENEQEELMKSVDNYLDFRLDPSCPIT, from the coding sequence ATGCCGCACGTCATTTTTCCCGGCCCCGAAGGCCGTCTTGAAGGTCGTTTCTCTCCCGGTCCGCGCCCGCGCGCGCCCGTCGCCATGATCCTGCACCCGCATTCGCAGGGCGGCGGCACCATGAATGACCGGATTGTGCAGCGGCTGTACAAGACTTTCGTCAACCGTGGTTTCGCCACGCTCCGTTTCAACTTCCGCGGTGTCGGCCGCAGTCAGGGCAGTTTTGACAATGGCATTGGCGAGCTTTCCGATGCCGCAAGCGCGCTCGACTGGGTGCAGCAGATCCACCCGGAAGCGCAGGTGACCTGGGTTGCCGGTGTGAGCTTTGGCGCGCTGATCGGCATGCAGCTGCTGATGCGTCGCCCGGAAATCCGCGGCTTCATCTCGATTGCGCCGCCGGCGAACATGTATGATTTCAGCTTCCTTGCGCCCTGCCCCGCTTCGGGCATTTTTGTGCAGGGCACGGCAGACACGGTGGTGCAGCCGCAGGCCGTGCAGAAGCTCGTCGACAAGCTCCGTACGCAGAAGCACATCACCATCCACCACGATGAGATTCCGCGCGCCAATCACTTCTTCGAGAACGAGCAGGAAGAGCTGATGAAGTCGGTCGACAATTACCTCGACTTCCGCCTCGATCCGAGCTGCCCGATCACCTGA
- a CDS encoding cysteine desulfurase family protein, with the protein MSRIYLDHAATSPLRPEARAAMEEGFAIWANPSSPHAEGRKAKAALEDARERCKAALGWDGELIFTSGASEAARIAFDNADVMHEAVSAIEHDAIHGFVKERAVAEIPVGNDGQVNLTSVAQEAGPSAIAGEVVENRSLIAVQHVNSETGTMQNIAQVAEVVHGSGGLLLVDCAQSAGKMEIPKEADMVIVGAHKFGGPIGIGALLVKEFNMLTPSGGHERGYRRGTENMPAALGMAAALEADPWPNLDFSHISRFGERYEEQQPATGQSHAHHILALEHPTMSAQALLIRLDAMGFAVSAGSACSSGTLKKSRVLDAFGVDDDTASRTIRVSLGWNTTPEELDAFAEAWKSLS; encoded by the coding sequence ATGAGCCGCATCTATCTGGACCACGCCGCCACCAGTCCGCTCCGCCCCGAAGCCAGGGCCGCCATGGAAGAGGGTTTTGCCATCTGGGCAAACCCGTCTTCGCCCCATGCGGAAGGGCGCAAAGCCAAGGCCGCGCTGGAGGATGCCCGCGAACGGTGCAAGGCCGCACTTGGCTGGGATGGCGAGCTGATTTTTACCAGCGGCGCGAGTGAGGCAGCGCGGATCGCTTTCGATAATGCTGATGTGATGCACGAGGCGGTGAGCGCGATTGAGCATGACGCTATCCACGGCTTCGTGAAAGAGCGCGCCGTTGCCGAAATTCCGGTAGGGAATGATGGCCAAGTCAACTTGACGTCCGTGGCACAAGAGGCCGGACCATCCGCCATTGCAGGCGAGGTGGTCGAGAACCGGTCACTCATTGCGGTTCAACACGTCAACTCCGAAACGGGCACAATGCAAAACATCGCGCAAGTTGCCGAGGTGGTTCACGGTTCCGGCGGTCTCCTTCTCGTCGATTGTGCGCAAAGTGCGGGCAAGATGGAGATTCCGAAAGAGGCGGACATGGTCATTGTGGGCGCTCACAAATTTGGCGGTCCAATCGGGATTGGCGCATTGCTAGTCAAAGAATTCAATATGCTCACACCGTCCGGTGGGCATGAGCGCGGCTATCGGCGTGGGACGGAGAATATGCCTGCTGCGCTAGGAATGGCAGCAGCTTTGGAGGCAGATCCCTGGCCGAATTTGGATTTCTCTCATATCAGCCGGTTTGGGGAGAGGTACGAAGAGCAGCAGCCTGCCACCGGGCAAAGTCATGCGCATCACATTCTTGCACTTGAGCATCCCACCATGTCCGCGCAGGCGCTCCTTATTCGCCTCGATGCGATGGGTTTTGCCGTTTCGGCAGGCAGCGCCTGTTCTTCGGGCACGCTCAAGAAGAGCCGTGTGCTCGATGCCTTCGGTGTGGATGACGATACCGCGAGCCGCACAATCCGCGTTTCTCTAGGCTGGAACACCACGCCAGAGGAGCTCGATGCCTTTGCGGAAGCGTGGAAGAGCCTGTCCTAG
- a CDS encoding cysteine desulfurase family protein, with translation MIYLDNQATTPLAPEARDAMLQWLDGPDGSGFANPHSPHRMGRQAAAAIELAREQVAGLLPPGGTVHFTGSACEAINLAMRGAPGDGPISVSAIEHAAVWDTARALGKRHVLNVAANGQCNTNQDVPQGTKLVCVMQVNNEIGTIQPTVEWHRKARSENALFLCDAVQSYGKMEVTGADMIAISAHKIYGPKGIGALWVRNGLELDPQITGGLQEGVRSGTLSTALVAGFGAAAAEAKDRMEQDAEHAEELWQVARDMFQDNWALNGDEDTRLHSNLNIRRKGLDVSRLMSDCRNVMFSAGSACASGSGKPSHVLKAIGLSDEQAKSSIRIGWGRYTTRSELEDGVQQILDAANAQ, from the coding sequence ATGATCTATCTTGACAACCAGGCGACGACGCCGCTGGCGCCCGAAGCGCGCGATGCGATGCTGCAATGGCTGGACGGGCCTGATGGGTCGGGCTTTGCCAATCCGCATTCGCCGCACCGCATGGGACGGCAGGCGGCGGCTGCGATCGAGCTGGCGCGCGAGCAGGTGGCTGGCCTGCTGCCACCGGGCGGAACCGTCCATTTCACCGGCAGTGCGTGCGAGGCGATCAATCTGGCTATGCGCGGCGCACCGGGTGACGGACCGATTTCGGTCAGCGCTATCGAGCACGCAGCCGTGTGGGACACAGCGAGAGCGCTTGGCAAACGTCACGTCCTGAATGTCGCCGCCAATGGCCAGTGCAACACCAATCAGGATGTGCCTCAAGGCACCAAGCTGGTCTGCGTGATGCAGGTGAACAATGAAATCGGCACGATCCAGCCGACGGTCGAATGGCACCGCAAGGCTAGGTCAGAAAACGCGCTTTTCCTGTGCGATGCGGTGCAAAGCTACGGCAAGATGGAAGTCACCGGCGCGGATATGATCGCCATTTCGGCTCACAAGATTTACGGGCCGAAAGGCATCGGCGCGCTTTGGGTGCGAAACGGGTTGGAACTCGATCCGCAGATCACCGGCGGGCTGCAAGAAGGGGTGCGCTCGGGAACGCTGTCTACCGCTCTGGTCGCAGGCTTCGGGGCAGCGGCTGCCGAGGCAAAGGACCGGATGGAACAGGATGCCGAGCATGCCGAGGAACTCTGGCAAGTGGCCCGCGACATGTTCCAGGACAATTGGGCGCTCAATGGCGATGAAGACACGCGGCTGCACAGCAATCTGAACATCCGGCGCAAGGGCCTCGATGTGAGCCGCTTGATGAGCGATTGCCGCAATGTGATGTTTTCCGCAGGCTCGGCATGCGCCAGCGGATCGGGCAAGCCCAGCCATGTGCTGAAAGCCATTGGCCTCTCCGATGAACAGGCGAAATCCTCTATCCGCATCGGCTGGGGCCGCTATACGACGCGCAGCGAGCTGGAGGATGGTGTGCAGCAAATTCTCGATGCGGCGAACGCCCAGTGA
- a CDS encoding 2Fe-2S iron-sulfur cluster-binding protein — MKVTFITRDGDKVQAEASAGDRLLEVGQAAGMPLEGTCEGQMACSTCHVIVARDWFGKLPEAVEEEEDMLDLASDVQATSRLSCQIVLTEELDGLTIQIPDDSVNAQGF; from the coding sequence GTGAAAGTGACATTCATCACCCGCGACGGCGACAAGGTCCAGGCGGAAGCTTCGGCTGGCGACCGGCTCCTCGAAGTCGGGCAGGCGGCGGGCATGCCGCTCGAAGGAACCTGCGAAGGCCAGATGGCCTGTTCGACCTGCCATGTCATCGTGGCGCGCGATTGGTTCGGCAAATTGCCCGAGGCGGTGGAGGAAGAAGAGGACATGCTCGATCTCGCCTCCGATGTGCAGGCCACCAGCCGCCTGTCCTGCCAGATCGTGCTGACCGAGGAACTGGACGGGCTGACCATCCAAATCCCCGATGACAGCGTGAATGCGCAGGGCTTTTAG
- a CDS encoding ion transporter — translation MREGVKRLVSSSWFEKFIIAVIVINAIGLGLETSPAIMSRFGDIVSILDRIALAIFVVELALKMFAYRFAFFKNGWNIFDLVIVGAALFPASAEFSVLRALRILRALRLVSVVPSMRKVIAGLFRAIPSIGTVIVMLLLLFYISAVMATKLFGEAFPDWFGDLGLSLYSLFQIMTLESWSMGIVRPVMEVYPYAWAFFVPFILLTSFIVLNLFIGVIVNAMSEATDEEAHSEREMILGELRGLKDELAGMRKDMDANRTPLS, via the coding sequence GTGCGCGAGGGGGTAAAGCGGCTGGTTTCTTCCAGCTGGTTCGAGAAATTCATCATCGCGGTCATCGTGATCAATGCGATCGGGCTGGGACTGGAAACTTCGCCCGCGATCATGAGCCGGTTCGGCGATATCGTCTCTATCCTGGACCGGATCGCGCTCGCCATCTTCGTGGTGGAACTGGCGCTCAAGATGTTCGCTTATCGCTTCGCCTTCTTCAAGAATGGCTGGAATATCTTCGACCTGGTGATCGTAGGCGCGGCGCTGTTTCCGGCCTCTGCCGAATTCTCCGTCCTGCGTGCGTTGCGCATCCTGCGTGCATTACGGCTCGTGTCCGTCGTACCGAGTATGCGCAAGGTCATCGCCGGACTGTTCCGCGCGATCCCCAGTATCGGCACGGTCATCGTGATGCTGCTGCTGCTGTTCTACATCAGCGCGGTGATGGCGACCAAGCTGTTCGGCGAAGCTTTCCCGGACTGGTTCGGCGACCTCGGCCTTTCGCTCTATTCGCTGTTCCAGATCATGACGCTGGAAAGCTGGAGCATGGGCATCGTGCGCCCGGTGATGGAAGTCTACCCTTACGCCTGGGCCTTCTTCGTGCCCTTTATCCTGCTCACCAGCTTCATCGTCCTCAACCTCTTCATCGGTGTGATCGTCAACGCTATGAGCGAGGCGACCGATGAAGAAGCGCACAGCGAGCGCGAGATGATCCTCGGCGAATTGCGGGGCCTGAAGGACGAGCTTGCCGGAATGCGAAAGGACATGGACGCAAATCGCACTCCCCTTAGCTAG